DNA sequence from the Pedobacter schmidteae genome:
TTTCCAGTCATGTCCTGATAAGTTTTATGTTTCAACAGTTGCTGATGAACTCCTGTTAAATCGGCCAATACCACACCTTTTTTTGTCAATTTTTTTAATTCTGTTTTATACAGATGCTGAATTTTGCTTTGCATTGCATAGGGGTTTGCCAGCATTGGGGAAACAAGGATAAATTCAGCGTTTGGATTGTTGATACGAATCACATCCATAATACCAGAAATTTGTGCCCGATAAATTTCCGGCTGTACATTAAAGGTTCCATCATTCATTCCAAAGCCTATAATTACCAGATCTGGCTTTTCTGGTAACACAGCTTTTGCAACATTTTCGACGCCCCATTTTGCCAGTTTTCCGCCTACAGACTGATTGCTAAAATCAATTTTTCCTGCATATGTTTCCCGTAAATTATAGATGATAAGTTCTGGCCAGGAAGGCATAAATGGTGCTTGATTTTGAAAACCACTGGAGTTAGCGCCAGTTTCGATGCTATTTCCATAGAATACAATCTTAAGACGCTGCTTGTTTTTTAATTTCGTTTGGGTATGTTCAAGTAATCTTCTTGCAAATTTAGGTATAGGCCCCAGCCATTTTTGGGA
Encoded proteins:
- a CDS encoding SGNH/GDSL hydrolase family protein — encoded protein: MNQLLILKIKSTILLTICCVTIGYGQHINSKWSSYISLKSYLTPFWKADTICDEIIQIIKYDQESSGPLLFKAREILSVKSADLSKTFIQGKDWIYKNGRIELTPHSAIPFIRHEDLVFKTIRPDWSMEGKTKGEFVLFNEGTYFRSMQISITYLPDLSQKWLGPIPKFARRLLEHTQTKLKNKQRLKIVFYGNSIETGANSSGFQNQAPFMPSWPELIIYNLRETYAGKIDFSNQSVGGKLAKWGVENVAKAVLPEKPDLVIIGFGMNDGTFNVQPEIYRAQISGIMDVIRINNPNAEFILVSPMLANPYAMQSKIQHLYKTELKKLTKKGVVLADLTGVHQQLLKHKTYQDMTGNNVNHPNDYLARWYAQIISGILIK